The DNA segment ACGACGCGGCGGCCACCGACGGCGACTGGGAGGACTTCGACGACATCATCGCCGACGCCGACCTCGGGAGCTACGAGCGCCCGGAGATGGACGAGGACGACGTCATCACCATCAACTACACCTCCGGGACCACGGGCGACCCGAAGGGCGTGATGCGGACCCACCGGACCGAAACCTGCCACGCCCACCTCATCACCATCCACCAGGAACTCCGGGACGACGACGTCTACCTCTGGACGCTTCCGATGTTCCACGTCAACGGTTGGGGCCACCTCTACGCGGTGACCGGGATGGGGGCCAAGCACGTCTGCACCCGGGGCGTCGACGCCGAGGGTATCTTCGACGCCGTGGTCGCGGAGGACGTCTCGTACCTCTGTGCCGCCCCGACCGTGCTGAACATGCTGATGAACTACTACGAGGATAACGAGGTCGAAACCCGCGGCGCCAACGACGTCCGGGTGGCGACTGCCGGGTCCGCGCCGCCGGAGGCGACCATCCGGACCGTCGAGGACGACTTCGGCTGGTACCTCAAACACGTCTACGGCGCGACCGAGACGGGACCGCTCATCACCACCTCGGACGCCCGTCGCCTGCTCCCCGACGACGAGGAGCGGTTCTCGCTCAAGAAGCGCCAGGGAATCCCGTTCCTGAGCACCGAGGTCGCCGTGGTCGACGACGACGGCGAGGACGTCCCCCGCGACGACGCCACCATCGGGGAGATCGTCGTCAACGGCAACCAGGTGATGGAGGGCTACTGGGAGAAACCCGAGGCGACCGAGGAGGCGTTCAACGAGAAGCGCGAGGGCTGGTACCACACCGGCGACCTCGCGGTGGTCGACGAACACGGCATGGTGTCGATTCAGGACCGCAAGAAGGACATCATCATCTCGGGCGGCGAGAACATCTCCAGCATCGAGATAGAGGACACGCTGTTCGACCACGAGGCGGTTTCGGACGTGGCGGTCATCCCCGCCCCGAGCGAGCAGTGGGGCGAGACTCCGAAGGCGTTCGTCGTCCCGGCCTCCGGCGACCCCGACGAACCGGGGGTCACCGCGGAGGAGATTCGGGAGTTCACCAAGGAGAACATGGCCTCCTACAAGGCGGTGGGCGAGGTCGAGTTCGTCGAGGAACTGCCTGCGACCGCCACCGGGAAGATACAGAAGTACGAACTCCGCGAACGGGAGTGGGACGACGAGGACCGGATGGTCGGACAGGGATAGGGGCGTCGTCTCTCGGTAGAGTCTGTTTTTCTCGGCTGGTCTGCGGGAGGAACCTCGAGTGACGAGAACTACGGGGGTCGTGTCCACCCGTTCCCGAGAACAGCAACGACGGACGACAATCACAGCCAGAAAGCCCCCGCCCGCTCGCGGTCGTTGCGAGACATATCTGCGCCACGGCGAACCGCGCCGCAGATAGGGGTCCCGCAGACGACCATGGTGAACGCGAGCGGCCGGCCCCTTTCATTCCACCCGACAGCGACAACCACGCCCTCCCCAGCCGACTCCTTCGCGCCCTCCGGGCGCTCAGTCATCCACCGGAGGACAAACCGCGTCCTCCGAGCCTGCACTCGCTTCGCTCGCGCAGACCTCGCACGGGGAAGACGCGGCATGAAGCTGCGTCAGCGCGCGCCGTATCGGAAGTGAAGATACGCGCGACCGAATTCAAGTCGCGGCGCGCGCTGGCACGACCTCGTGTCGCGCCAGCGCGCGCGAGGGATGAGCGAACGCAGTGAGCGAATCGATTGGGGAGGCATGTGGTGCGGTGTTGTTGCGGTATGGGTGGATGAAAGGGGCCGCCTGCTCGCGCCCGCAGGGCGTGGTCGCCTCCGACGGGCCACTATCTCGGCGCGGCGTTGCCGCGCCGAGATAGCCCGCGGAGCGACCGCGAGCGGGCGGGGGCTTTCGGGGAGTTCTCCTTTACCGTCGTCGTTGCTATCCGCAGAGAACGCCCGGTCGGCACTCCTCCGCGAATATCTCTTCGGGAGCCCAAGACCCAAGGTACCTCCAATAGAGACACGTGATACCAATGGCCGAAGAAGACGAGGCGCTCTGTTTCGACATGTACGGGACGCTCTGTGACACCGGCAGCGTCACCGCGACGCTGGGCGAGGAACTCGGGGTCACCGACAAGGTGGTCGGGGCCGTCGACGAACTCTGGCGCCAGAAGCAACTCCAGTACGCGACCGAGGTCGCGCTGATGGAGTCCTACGAGACGTTCTGGAGCGTGACCGAGCGCGCCCTGGAGTACGCCCTGGCGTTCTACGACCTCGACGCCGACGAAGCGGCCCAGGACCGGATAATCGAGTCCTACGAGCACCTCGACCCCTATCCGGACGCCGTCGACGCCCTGGAGCACCTCGGCGAGTCGCGCACGGTCGTCGTGCTGTCGAACGGCAATCCCGAGATGCTGGCGACGCTCGCGGAGAACGCCGGCCTCGCGCCCCACCTCGACGACGTGATCAGCGCCCACGAGGTCGAGACGTTCAAGCCCGCGCCGGCGGTCTACCGGAACGCGGCCGACCGTCTCGACCGGGATTTGGGGTCGTGTCGGCTCGTCTCCTCGAACGCGTGGGACGTGGCCGGAGCCTCCGACGCCGGCATGCAGACGGCGTGGGTCAACCGCGCCCGCGAACCGGCCGAGCGCATCGGCGGCGACGCCGACCTGACCGTCGGGTCGCTGTCGGCGCTCGCCGAACGTATCGGCGAGTAGGCGGATTCGCCGGGCGAACGCGGAGACTTGCCGTACCCGTTCGTCAGCCGAGTCGTCCAATTTCCGAGCGGAACGGCGGTTCCGGTCCTAGTTTAGTGGACGAATACGCGACTCTCGCGGGCGGAGCCGTGACGGTAATCCGGCCGCGTCGCTCCACTAAGCGCCCACGTCCGGGATTTTTTACATCTCCGACCCCGGAATCTTCCCGTATAATTATTAATGATGTTGTAGTCGTGTGATACGATGTCACGGGGAAATGACAATGACGTGACGCGCAGAGATGTCGTGAAGATGGCCGGAGCGTCCGGTCTGGCGGGGGTTGCCGGGATAGCAGGGAGCGCGAGTGCACAGCAGAATCCGCCCATCGGGAACTTCCCGATTCAGGGCCAACCGACGTTCGGGTTCACCGTTCCGCAGTCGGGACCGTACTCTTCGGAGGGGCAGGACGAGCTTCGAGCCTACCGGCTGGCGGTCGAACACCTCAACAACGGCGGGGGCTGGATCGACAACTGGAGCGACCTCTCGGGCGACGGCGTGCTCGGCGAACAGATTCAGTTCGTCTCGGGCGACACGGCGACCGACGCCGACACCGCCCGCCAGACGGCCCGGCGGATGATCCAGCGCGACAAGGCCATCATGCTCTCGGGCGGATCGTCGAGCGCGGTCGCCATCGCCATCCAGGAACTGTGCCAGCGCGAGAAGGTCCAGTACATGTGCTGTCTGACCCACTCGAACGAAACCACGGGAACGAACTGCGTCCGGTACTCCTTCCGGGAGATGTTCAATGCCTACATGAGCGCGCAGGCGCTGGTGCCGCCGGTCACCAACGAGTACGGCCAGAACAACAACTTCTACCAGCTGTACGCCGACTACACGTGGGGCCAGACGGTGCAGGAATCGATGAAGCGCTTCTTCACCGAGGCCGGTTGGTCGCAGATCAACAGCGTCGCAACGCCGCTGGGGACCAAGGACTTCTCGTCGTACCTCTCGCAGGTGCCGCGCCAGCGGACCGACGTGCTGTTCCTCGACCACTACGGGCTGGACGGCGCGAACTCGCTCAGCCAGGCCAAGGACATGGGACTGCACAACGACATGGAGATCGTCGTCCCGCTTTACAACCGCCCGATGGCCCAGGCCGCCGGCGGTGCCATCGAGGGCGTCTACGGGACGGTCGCCTGGGACTCCCAGATCGACAACACGCCGTCGAACCAGTTCACGCAGGCGTTCCAGAACAAGTACGCGCGCATCCCGTCCGGACCGGCGCAACTGGCGTACGCCCAGACGCTCCAGTACGCCGCGGCGGTCGAGCGCGCCGGGACGTTCTATCCGCCCGAGGTCATCAAGCAACTGGAGGGCTTCCAGTACAACAACATCGGCATGGGTCAGGAGACGATGCGCAAGTGCGACCACCAGGCCCAGCGGGCCGTTCCCGTCGTGAAGGGACTGCCGCAGAGCCAGCAGAAGCAGGGTCAGTTCTTCGAGATCGTCAACCTCACGCCGCGGGATACGCTCGGCTACTCCTGTAGCCAGGGCCCCGCGGCCGAGTGCGACCTCGGACCCTACCAGTAACGAGCCTATCCAGTAACGAGCTGATACCGAACCCGCATTTTTCCGGTAATTCTTGACAGCGACCCGATTACTTTCGGCAATATTCGCGTGAACTCGCGGATGTCAGCTATGGAAACACAGTAACAATTATTACCTACCGGTTGCTCCACGACACCATGCCACAATCTAACAGTGGCCCAACGCGACGCGACGTCGTAAAGGCAGCAGGCGCGACTGGCGCGGCGAGCATCGCTTCGCTCGCCGGATGTATCGGCGGCGGTGGCGACGGTAGTGGCGGCGGTGGCGGCGGTGATGGCGGCGGAGACGGCGGCGGAGGCGGTGGCGGCGGTTCGCAAGACTATCCGCCGCTCGGCAACTTCCCGGTCGAGGGCGACACGGTAAAACTGGGGTTCAACGTCCCGCAGTCCGGCCCCTACTCCTCCGAGGGGAAGGACGAACTTCGAGCCTACAAGCTCGCGGTGAAACACCTCAACAACGGCGGCGGCTGGGTCGACAACTGGAGCGACCTCTCGGGCGACGGCGTGCTCGGCAAGAAGGTCGACTACGTGACCGGCGACACGGCG comes from the Halorussus vallis genome and includes:
- a CDS encoding haloacid dehalogenase type II translates to MAEEDEALCFDMYGTLCDTGSVTATLGEELGVTDKVVGAVDELWRQKQLQYATEVALMESYETFWSVTERALEYALAFYDLDADEAAQDRIIESYEHLDPYPDAVDALEHLGESRTVVVLSNGNPEMLATLAENAGLAPHLDDVISAHEVETFKPAPAVYRNAADRLDRDLGSCRLVSSNAWDVAGASDAGMQTAWVNRAREPAERIGGDADLTVGSLSALAERIGE
- a CDS encoding long-chain-fatty-acid--CoA ligase, which produces MRRPLLVTDFLDRARDYYGDEEAVVATTGERFTYSELGERADRVSAALAERGIEKGDRVAVLDPNTHYHLEAAYGIMQLGAVHTPLNYRLTPDDFAYILEDAGVKAVVADYEYAEKIEAVRDEVPTEVFVSNDAAATDGDWEDFDDIIADADLGSYERPEMDEDDVITINYTSGTTGDPKGVMRTHRTETCHAHLITIHQELRDDDVYLWTLPMFHVNGWGHLYAVTGMGAKHVCTRGVDAEGIFDAVVAEDVSYLCAAPTVLNMLMNYYEDNEVETRGANDVRVATAGSAPPEATIRTVEDDFGWYLKHVYGATETGPLITTSDARRLLPDDEERFSLKKRQGIPFLSTEVAVVDDDGEDVPRDDATIGEIVVNGNQVMEGYWEKPEATEEAFNEKREGWYHTGDLAVVDEHGMVSIQDRKKDIIISGGENISSIEIEDTLFDHEAVSDVAVIPAPSEQWGETPKAFVVPASGDPDEPGVTAEEIREFTKENMASYKAVGEVEFVEELPATATGKIQKYELREREWDDEDRMVGQG
- a CDS encoding substrate-binding protein, which codes for MSRGNDNDVTRRDVVKMAGASGLAGVAGIAGSASAQQNPPIGNFPIQGQPTFGFTVPQSGPYSSEGQDELRAYRLAVEHLNNGGGWIDNWSDLSGDGVLGEQIQFVSGDTATDADTARQTARRMIQRDKAIMLSGGSSSAVAIAIQELCQREKVQYMCCLTHSNETTGTNCVRYSFREMFNAYMSAQALVPPVTNEYGQNNNFYQLYADYTWGQTVQESMKRFFTEAGWSQINSVATPLGTKDFSSYLSQVPRQRTDVLFLDHYGLDGANSLSQAKDMGLHNDMEIVVPLYNRPMAQAAGGAIEGVYGTVAWDSQIDNTPSNQFTQAFQNKYARIPSGPAQLAYAQTLQYAAAVERAGTFYPPEVIKQLEGFQYNNIGMGQETMRKCDHQAQRAVPVVKGLPQSQQKQGQFFEIVNLTPRDTLGYSCSQGPAAECDLGPYQ